A region from the Variovorax paradoxus genome encodes:
- a CDS encoding translocation/assembly module TamB domain-containing protein — protein MQTDAEPQPKPPVRARRSRTRRALRALGWTAAGLLALVLVIGAGAWWWIGSNQSLAFAIAKAARYLPAGQTLESREVTGSLRTGGRIGWLRWQSEKLAVEVQEASVGWQLAPLFQRKLQLGEVHAARLLIERRGPPSDTPTEPLEQLALPIEVELPFRIDELRWAGPPALQAHQLKGSYRYTGAEHQLEVKGVDIADGHYSARVKLQGPAPMALDAALDGRVKAPLAEGRSIEVLAQAAIKGKLAGTEARLQVAAELKPAEPDAEAPMEARLQANIAPWLPQPVIDAKADLRNVDAASLWPGAPRTRLTGTVELQPDTATGPAAWQASASIRNALPGPWDKGALPLEQVEARVGFDGTSWTVPEATLRAGGGRIEAEGRWSPAPAPWQARATVRGVRPGLLHSELSGAPISGTATAQQREDTIGFELALRAEGGAGSAAMPGFGLDRVLAQGQWKNQVLDLRTLRVEAERASIEGKLQVRVAEQAASGKLDLALPGGGAQFEGRIAPAQGRGDIKARIDDAEAVQRWIEGLPELSKLFAGKTAKGSARLDGSWQGGWQTIQRRLENPGAPAQRGAVEPSLKATLGVPRLELRMPAANGNGNGNAAATTVQLKDLRADLAGSLAQATLALQGEAATGTQKLTLDARASGGLAGTNQWRAALARLHLQAQDSARPATASAPWTLELGREVAATLKTSGSGSTSRLDLEASAAAATLRGPAPGTVRIEWQPLRFTRSGVAPNQAFRVQSQGKLQGLPMAWAEAFGASATFNEIGVSGDLMFDGDWDIDAGDTLRAHARLARQSGDIRVQAGEAALVTRITSRGTGTASERTMNSATAQGTAAPSTPAGLRQAELRLDAQGEAVRATLAWDSERAGKINAELDTRMQQRAGGWQWAPDAPLAGNIKATLPNLGVWSMLAPPGWRVAGTLDANAALSGNRAAPRWNGTLGADKLALRAPVEGLDLRDGRLRATLTGERIEITEFALKGGTGSTVRIGGQSGNRSTAASQAASDGGSLSARGDMSWGAAGASGTGIRMALQADLRALRVLVRTDRQLTLSGNLQARLDSGQFNVRGKLRTDRAVIILPDETAPSLGTDVVVRSAAKDREMAEQARRDAERNEAQAAKPQTAKPPDIVVNFGLGDDFAVQGRGITTRLEGDLEIRSTRLGAPPRITGEVKTVKGQYRAYGQQLDVETGVARFNGPFDNPALDILAIRPNISQRAGVQITGTAQSPRVKLYSEPALSDAETLSWVVLGRASATSGGESALLQQAALALIGHVSKGTSGGSLASRFGLDELGFKGPGSGGDLRESAVTLGKRLSKDFYLTYERSLGGTFGTIFIFYDLTQRLTLRGQAGQTSGLDLIYTLKYD, from the coding sequence ATGCAGACCGACGCCGAACCCCAGCCCAAGCCTCCTGTGCGCGCACGCCGCTCGCGCACGCGGCGCGCGCTGCGTGCGCTGGGCTGGACGGCAGCGGGCCTGCTCGCGCTGGTGCTCGTGATCGGCGCGGGCGCGTGGTGGTGGATCGGCTCCAACCAATCGCTGGCCTTCGCGATCGCCAAGGCCGCGCGCTACCTGCCGGCCGGCCAGACGCTCGAAAGCCGCGAAGTCACGGGCTCGCTGCGCACGGGCGGACGCATCGGCTGGCTGCGCTGGCAAAGCGAGAAACTGGCGGTCGAGGTGCAAGAAGCAAGCGTCGGCTGGCAGCTGGCGCCGCTGTTCCAACGCAAGCTGCAGCTTGGCGAGGTGCATGCGGCGCGGCTGCTGATCGAGCGCCGCGGCCCGCCGAGCGACACGCCCACCGAGCCGCTCGAACAGCTCGCGCTGCCGATCGAGGTCGAGCTGCCGTTCCGCATCGACGAGCTGCGCTGGGCCGGCCCGCCAGCGCTCCAGGCCCACCAGCTCAAGGGCAGCTACCGCTACACCGGCGCGGAGCACCAACTGGAGGTCAAGGGCGTCGACATTGCCGACGGCCACTACAGCGCGCGTGTGAAGCTGCAAGGGCCGGCGCCCATGGCGCTCGACGCCGCGCTGGACGGCCGCGTGAAGGCACCGCTGGCCGAAGGCCGCAGCATCGAGGTGCTGGCCCAAGCCGCCATCAAGGGCAAGCTCGCGGGCACCGAGGCGCGGCTGCAGGTGGCTGCCGAGCTGAAGCCGGCCGAGCCCGATGCCGAGGCCCCCATGGAAGCCAGGCTGCAGGCGAACATCGCACCCTGGCTGCCGCAGCCGGTCATCGATGCCAAGGCCGATCTGCGCAACGTCGACGCGGCCAGCCTCTGGCCCGGCGCGCCGCGCACCCGCCTGACCGGCACGGTCGAGCTGCAGCCCGACACGGCCACCGGCCCGGCCGCCTGGCAGGCCTCGGCCAGCATCCGCAACGCGCTGCCGGGGCCCTGGGACAAGGGCGCGCTGCCGCTCGAACAGGTCGAGGCGCGCGTGGGCTTCGACGGCACCAGCTGGACCGTGCCCGAAGCCACGCTGCGCGCGGGCGGCGGGCGCATCGAGGCCGAAGGCCGCTGGAGCCCCGCGCCCGCGCCGTGGCAGGCGCGCGCCACCGTGCGCGGCGTGCGGCCCGGCCTGCTGCACAGCGAGCTGTCGGGCGCGCCGATCAGCGGCACGGCCACGGCGCAGCAGCGCGAAGACACCATCGGCTTCGAACTGGCGCTGCGGGCCGAGGGCGGCGCCGGCAGCGCGGCCATGCCCGGCTTCGGCCTCGACCGCGTGCTCGCGCAGGGCCAGTGGAAAAACCAGGTGCTGGACCTGCGCACGCTGCGTGTCGAAGCCGAGCGCGCCAGCATCGAAGGCAAGCTCCAGGTGCGCGTGGCCGAGCAGGCCGCGAGCGGCAAGCTCGACCTGGCACTGCCGGGCGGCGGCGCGCAGTTCGAAGGCCGCATCGCGCCGGCCCAAGGGCGTGGCGACATCAAGGCACGCATCGACGATGCCGAAGCCGTGCAGCGCTGGATCGAAGGCCTGCCCGAGCTGTCGAAGCTGTTCGCGGGCAAGACCGCCAAGGGCTCCGCGCGGCTCGACGGCAGCTGGCAGGGCGGCTGGCAGACCATCCAGCGCCGGCTCGAGAACCCCGGAGCGCCGGCCCAGCGCGGCGCCGTGGAACCCAGCCTCAAGGCCACGCTGGGCGTGCCGCGCCTGGAGCTGCGCATGCCGGCTGCCAATGGCAATGGCAACGGCAATGCCGCGGCCACCACGGTCCAGCTGAAAGACCTGCGCGCAGACCTGGCCGGCAGCCTGGCCCAGGCCACGCTCGCGCTGCAGGGCGAAGCCGCCACCGGCACGCAGAAGCTCACGCTCGACGCACGCGCCAGCGGCGGCCTTGCGGGCACCAACCAGTGGCGCGCGGCGCTCGCCCGCCTGCACCTGCAGGCCCAGGACAGCGCGCGGCCCGCCACCGCCAGCGCGCCCTGGACACTGGAGCTCGGCCGCGAGGTCGCCGCCACCCTCAAGACCAGCGGGAGCGGCAGCACCAGCCGCCTCGACCTCGAAGCCTCGGCCGCCGCTGCCACGCTGCGTGGACCGGCGCCCGGCACGGTGCGCATCGAGTGGCAGCCGCTGCGCTTCACCCGAAGCGGCGTGGCGCCCAACCAGGCCTTTCGCGTGCAGTCGCAAGGCAAGCTGCAGGGCCTGCCGATGGCCTGGGCCGAAGCCTTCGGCGCCAGCGCCACCTTCAACGAGATCGGCGTGAGCGGCGACCTCATGTTCGACGGCGACTGGGACATCGACGCCGGCGACACCCTGCGTGCCCATGCGCGGCTCGCGCGCCAGAGCGGCGACATCCGCGTGCAGGCGGGCGAGGCCGCGCTGGTCACGCGCATCACGAGCCGCGGCACCGGCACGGCGAGCGAGCGCACGATGAACTCCGCCACCGCGCAGGGAACGGCCGCGCCCAGCACGCCGGCTGGCCTGCGCCAGGCCGAACTGCGCCTCGACGCCCAAGGCGAGGCGGTGCGCGCCACGCTGGCCTGGGACAGCGAACGCGCGGGCAAGATCAACGCCGAGCTCGACACGCGCATGCAGCAGCGCGCGGGCGGCTGGCAATGGGCGCCCGATGCGCCGCTGGCCGGCAACATCAAGGCCACGCTGCCGAACCTCGGCGTGTGGTCGATGCTCGCGCCGCCCGGCTGGCGCGTGGCGGGCACGCTGGATGCAAACGCCGCGCTCTCGGGCAACCGCGCGGCGCCGCGCTGGAACGGCACGCTGGGCGCCGACAAGCTCGCGCTGCGCGCGCCGGTCGAAGGGCTCGATCTGCGCGACGGCCGCCTGCGCGCCACGCTCACCGGAGAGCGCATCGAGATCACCGAATTCGCGCTCAAGGGCGGCACCGGCAGCACGGTGCGCATCGGGGGCCAGAGCGGCAACCGCAGCACCGCGGCCAGCCAGGCCGCGAGCGACGGCGGCTCGCTCTCGGCGCGCGGCGACATGTCCTGGGGCGCGGCGGGTGCATCGGGCACGGGCATCCGCATGGCGCTGCAGGCCGACCTGCGCGCGCTGCGCGTGCTGGTTCGCACCGACCGGCAGCTCACGCTCTCGGGCAACCTGCAGGCACGGCTCGACAGCGGCCAGTTCAACGTGCGCGGCAAGCTCAGGACCGACCGCGCGGTGATCATCCTGCCCGACGAGACCGCGCCGAGCCTCGGCACCGACGTGGTGGTGCGCTCCGCCGCCAAGGACCGCGAAATGGCCGAGCAGGCGCGGCGCGATGCCGAGCGCAACGAGGCGCAGGCCGCCAAGCCGCAGACCGCGAAGCCGCCCGACATCGTGGTGAACTTCGGCCTGGGCGACGACTTCGCAGTGCAGGGGCGCGGCATCACCACGCGGCTCGAGGGCGACCTGGAGATCCGCAGCACGCGCCTGGGCGCGCCGCCGCGCATCACCGGCGAAGTGAAGACCGTGAAGGGCCAGTACCGCGCCTACGGCCAGCAGCTCGACGTGGAAACCGGCGTGGCCCGCTTCAACGGCCCCTTCGACAATCCCGCGCTCGACATCCTGGCCATCCGGCCCAACATCTCGCAGCGCGCCGGCGTGCAGATCACGGGCACCGCGCAGTCGCCGCGCGTGAAGCTCTATTCCGAGCCCGCACTGTCCGATGCGGAGACGCTCTCGTGGGTGGTGCTCGGCCGCGCCTCGGCCACCAGCGGCGGCGAATCGGCGCTGCTGCAGCAGGCGGCGCTGGCATTGATCGGCCATGTCAGCAAGGGCACGAGCGGCGGCAGCCTGGCCAGCCGCTTCGGCCTCGACGAACTCGGCTTCAAGGGCCCCGGCAGCGGCGGCGACCTGCGCGAGTCGGCCGTCACGCTCGGCAAGCGGCTGTCGAAGGATTTCTATCTCACCTACGAACGCAGCCTGGGCGGCACCTTCGGCACCATCTTCATCTTCTACGACCTGACGCAGCGCCTCACGCTGCGCGGGCAGGCCGGCCAGACCAGCGGGCTCGACCTGATCTACACGCTCAAGTACGACTGA